The Vitis vinifera cultivar Pinot Noir 40024 chromosome 12, ASM3070453v1 genome has a segment encoding these proteins:
- the LOC100253364 gene encoding vascular-related unknown protein 1 isoform X1 translates to MMEDSLGSFVDKGFALKGAEDGPEESGWTAYFEDLSSISRGHGSNSSACDTSSLVSDAASGAAWKATTGNHVVACSSIAGSPQIPRKLSFKKTRAREISYDDSLEDTASSPVNSPKTSTLQKMEMNPRKTDSHMENSQGKGDGSADHYSKLQANERNEMNDFNGKNNIDCTDLKKRGLCLVPLSMLVSYLG, encoded by the exons ATGATGGAGGATTCTCTGGGTTCTTTTGTGGACAAGGGTTTTGCCCTTAAAGGAGCAGAAGACGGTCCTGAAGAGAGTGGTTGGACTGCCTACTTTGAAGATTTGTCATCAATCAGTAGAGGGCATGGTTCAAATTCCAGTGCCTGTGATACTTCTTCCTTGGTTTCTGATGCTGCTTCTGGTGCTGCATGGAAAGCCACCACTGGTAATCATGTGGTTGCATGCTCTTCGATCGCGGGTTCTCCTCAGATTCCTAGGAAATTGAGTTTCAAGAAGACGAGAGCCCGGGAAATTTCTTATGATGATTCCTTGGAGGATACTGCAAGCTCTCCTGTTAATAGTCCCAAG ACCAGCACCTTGCAGAAGATGGAAATGAATCCCAGGAAGACAGATTCCCACATGGAAAATTCTCAG GGGAAAGGAGATGGCAGTGCTGATCATTATTCAAAACTGCAggcaaatgaaagaaatgaaatgaatgaTTTCAATGGGAAGAACAATATTGATTGTACAGACTTGAAGAAAAGGGGGCTGTGCTTGGTTCCTTTATCCATGTTAGTGAGCTATCTTGGTTGA
- the LOC100253364 gene encoding vascular-related unknown protein 1 isoform X2, with amino-acid sequence MMEDSLGSFVDKGFALKGAEDGPEESGWTAYFEDLSSISRGHGSNSSACDTSSLVSDAASGAAWKATTGNHVVACSSIAGSPQIPRKLSFKKTRAREISYDDSLEDTASSPVNSPKTSTLQKMEMNPRKTDSHMENSQGKGDGSADHYSKLQANERNEMNDFNGKNNIDCTDLKKRGLCLVPLSMPFI; translated from the exons ATGATGGAGGATTCTCTGGGTTCTTTTGTGGACAAGGGTTTTGCCCTTAAAGGAGCAGAAGACGGTCCTGAAGAGAGTGGTTGGACTGCCTACTTTGAAGATTTGTCATCAATCAGTAGAGGGCATGGTTCAAATTCCAGTGCCTGTGATACTTCTTCCTTGGTTTCTGATGCTGCTTCTGGTGCTGCATGGAAAGCCACCACTGGTAATCATGTGGTTGCATGCTCTTCGATCGCGGGTTCTCCTCAGATTCCTAGGAAATTGAGTTTCAAGAAGACGAGAGCCCGGGAAATTTCTTATGATGATTCCTTGGAGGATACTGCAAGCTCTCCTGTTAATAGTCCCAAG ACCAGCACCTTGCAGAAGATGGAAATGAATCCCAGGAAGACAGATTCCCACATGGAAAATTCTCAG GGGAAAGGAGATGGCAGTGCTGATCATTATTCAAAACTGCAggcaaatgaaagaaatgaaatgaatgaTTTCAATGGGAAGAACAATATTGATTGTACAGACTTGAAGAAAAGGGGGCTGTGCTTGGTTCCTTTATCCAT Gcctttcatttaa